A single region of the Salvia miltiorrhiza cultivar Shanhuang (shh) chromosome 8, IMPLAD_Smil_shh, whole genome shotgun sequence genome encodes:
- the LOC131000823 gene encoding extra-large guanine nucleotide-binding protein 1-like isoform X2 — MTSVFRSILPDSSAKTEDVDDGDYSVEYSFAMEYSGPPVSHDIPQVVPIDIRRIPTASVAARAVMLKDFTLPVIQPVVKSDQSKKNVLGESSSGSKTAERSSKVVSSGRVYSRKLDKGSNTEVALATTDGYVRKSNELGGTQNSTDGATLPNDTSHVEGFNGEGIAVISYDKCSNAKSLEASSENSSCDGAEDCVVEPSGLGNRMSAVTFRDSPSIDSISEESDEYENANFRERPVALNDGKKGSCYKCHKRNRFAEKEICLVCGAKYCKNCLVRAMGCMPEGRKCITCIGYPIDESRRGSLGKCSGMLKKLLASDAVNQIMSSELSCEVNQLPSHLICVNGKPLSIGELVMLQSSPNPPKKLRPGKYWYDKVSGFWGKEGEKPSQIISAELNIGYRISEDASNGDTNVLINNRRITKAELWMLQAAGINCEGNIHFWLTADGSCMHEGMNNILGQLWARKRVKIVCAALSLPYPSDTSISDGVEVDKGAAEAVARNLEQKMMNKILLVGSDQSGTSTIFKQAKIVYGVPFSEDEKQSIKFVIQRNVYSYIGILLEGCARFEEDYLVEMRRQQADEPGPSDSGSVDESNIYSLNRKLKAFADWLLQTMVSGNLELIFPAATQMYSPLVEELWKDKAFQATYRRRNELHSLPRAANYFLDRAVEITQIDYEPTQMDILYAEGITTSNGVASMEFSFPKSSLDWYMDSADQNDAAIRLVQWIICKSKHTRLFLLLIASCHCRYQLIRVHLSSLGENCKWLEMFEDVDLVVLCISLTDYDEYHEDMNGVQTNKMVASKNIFESIITHPTLCDKNFLLILNKLDLLEEKIEGAPLTQCPWFQDFNPVISIQQHRPNSIGNPSLAQRAFHFIALKFKRLFTSLTDRKLFVSTGTGLEAESVDRALRYGREILKWNDEMQPVSMNESSCESITMDPSASLYS, encoded by the exons ATGACCAGCGTCTTCAGAAGTATTTTGCCCGATTCTTCCGCGAAAACTGAGGATGTCGATGATGGTGATTATAGTGTTGAGTACTCTTTCGCGATGGAGTATAGTGGGCCACCGGTTAGTCATGATATTCCCCAGGTTGTTCCCATTGATATTCGCCGGATTCCGACCGCATCCGTGGCGGCTAGGGCTGTTATGCTCAAGGATTTTACCTTGCCAGTTATTCAGCCAGTAGTCAAAAGTGATCAGTCTAAGAAGAACGTGTTAGGGGAGTCGAGTTCAGGTTCTAAAACGGCTGAGCGTTCAAGTAAAGTTGTGAGTTCAGGAAGGGTTTATTCAAGAAAATTGGACAAGGGTTCGAATACGGAAGTTGCATTGGCAACCACAGACGGATATGTTAGAAAATCCAATGaattgggtggtactcaaaatTCGACTGATGGTGCTACGTTACCTAATGATACGAGTCATGTTGAGGGCTTTAATGGTGAAGGTATCGCTGTTATATCATATGATAAATGTTCTAATGCCAAGTCGCTGGAGGCTTCTTCTGAGAATTCATCATGTGATGGGGCTGAAGATTGTGTAGTTGAACCTTCTGGCCTAGGCAATAGAATGTCTGCAGTGACTTTCCGCGATTCACCATCTATTGACTCGATCTCTGAGGAGAGTGATGAATATGAAAACGCAAATTTCCGAGAGAGGCCAGTGGCATTGAATGATGGGAAGAAAGGTTCGTGCTATAAGTGTCATAAAAGGAACCGGTTTGCAGAAAAGGAAATCTGCCTTGTTTGTGGTGCTAAGTATTGTAAAAATTGCCTGGTCAGAGCAATGGGATGTATGCCAGAAGGGAGAAAATGTATAACCTGCATAGGATATCCAATTGATGAATCAAGAAGGGGGTCACTTGGAAAGTGTTCTGGAATGCTGAAGAAACTGCTTGCCAGTGATGCAGTTAATCAAATTATGAGCTCCGAGCTTTCATGTGAAGTCAATCAGCTACCGTCCCATTTAATATGTGTAAATGGAAAGCCTCTGTCTATTGGAGAGTTGGTCATGTTGCAAAGCAGCCCAAATCCTCCAAAGAAGCTCAGACCTGGAAAGTACTGGTATGATAAGGTTTCTGGATTCTGGGGAAAG GAAGGAGAGAAACCAAGTCAGATTATCAGTGCTGAGCTGAATATTGGTTATCGAATTAGTGAAGATGCTAGCAATGGGGACACAAATGTGTTGATAAATAATCGGAGGATCACTAAAGCAGAGCTCTGGATGTTGCAG GCTGCTGGAATCAACTGTGAAGGAAACATTCACTTTTGGCTTACAGCAGATGGATCCTGTATGCATGAAGGGATGAATAATATCTTGGGCCAACTGTGGGCGAGG AAAAGGGTCAAGATAGTATGTGCTGCATTGTCTCTGCCGTATCCTTCTGATACATCAATCTCTGATGGTGTAGAAGTTGATAAAGGCGCAGCTGAAGCTGTTGCAAGGAATCTAGAacagaaaatgatgaataaaatTCTCCTAGTTGGTTCTGACCAGTCCGGTACTAGCACTATATTTAAACAG GCCAAGATTGTATATGGTGTCCCATTCTCAGAAGATGAGAAACAGAGCATCAAATTCGTAATCCAAAGAAATGTATACAGCTATATCGGTATTCTGCTTGAGGGGTGTGCTCGTTTTGAAGAAGATTATTTGGTTGAGATGAGGAGACAACAAGCCGATGAACCTGGTCCTTCAG ACTCTGGATCAGTCGACGAAAGCAATATCTATTCACTTAACAGAAAGCTGAAAGCATTTGCGGATTGGCTACTTCAAACTATGGTCTCCGGCAACCTGGAGTTGATATTCCCAGCTGCTACACAAATGTATTCACCTTTAGTCGAGGAGCTGTGGAAGGATAAAGCTTTTCAAGCAACTTACAGGCGGAGAAATGAACTACATTCGCTGCCAAGAGCTGCTAACTACTTCTTAGATCGC GCTGTTGAGATCACACAAATCGACTATGAGCCTACTCAAATGGACATCTTGTACGCGGAGGGAATAACCACGTCCAACGGGGTTGCATCCATGGAGTTTTCCTTCCCGAAATCATCTCTAGATTGGTACATGGACTCAGCGGACCAGAATGATGCGGCAATAAGGTTAGTACAATGGATCATTTGTAAGAGCAAGCACACTCGCTTGTTTCTGCTACTGATCGCTTCCTGCCACTGCAGATATCAGCTCATCAGAGTTCATCTCAGCAGCCTTGGAGAGAACTGCAAGTGGTTGGAGATGTTCGAAGACGTGGACCTAGTCGTGTTGTGCATCTCCTTAACTGATTACGACGAGTACCATGAAGACATGAATGGGGTTCAGACGAACAAGATGGTGGCGAGCAAGAATATTTTCGAGAGCATCATCACACATCCAACTCTCTGCGACAAAAACTTCCTCCTCATCCTCAACAAACTAGACCTTCTTGAGGAGAAGATCGAAGGAGCCCCTCTAACGCAATGCCCGTGGTTTCAAGACTTCAACCCGGTGATCAGCATCCAGCAGCACCGACCCAACAGCATCGGCAACCCATCTCTGGCGCAGCGCGCCTTCCATTTCATCGCGCTTAAGTTCAAGAGGCTGTTCACTTCACTGACTGATCGGAAACTGTTTGTTTCCACGGGGACGGGGTTGGAGGCCGAGAGCGTGGACAGGGCTCTTCGGTACGGTCGAGAGATTCTGAAGTGGAATGATGAGATGCAGCCGGTTAGCATGAATGAGTCGTCTTGCGAGAGCATTACCATGGACCCTAGCGCTTCTTTATATAGTTGA
- the LOC131000823 gene encoding extra-large guanine nucleotide-binding protein 1-like isoform X3: MTSVFRSILPDSSAKTEDVDDGDYSVEYSFAMEYSGPPVSHDIPQVVPIDIRRIPTASVAARAVMLKDFTLPVIQPVVKSDQSKKNVLGESSSGSKTAERSSKVVSSGRVYSRKLDKGSNTEVALATTDGYVRKSNELGGTQNSTDGATLPNDTSHVEGFNGEGIAVISYDKCSNAKSLEASSENSSCDGAEDCVVEPSGLGNRMSAVTFRDSPSIDSISEESDEYENANFRERPVALNDGKKGSCYKCHKRNRFAEKEICLVCGAKYCKNCLVRAMGCMPEGRKCITCIGYPIDESRRGSLGKCSGMLKKLLASDAVNQIMSSELSCEVNQLPSHLICVNGKPLSIGELVMLQSSPNPPKKLRPGKYWYDKVSGFWGKEGEKPSQIISAELNIGYRISEDASNGDTNVLINNRRITKAELWMLQAAGINCEGNIHFWLTADGSCMHEGMNNILGQLWARKRVKIVCAALSLPYPSDTSISDGVEVDKGAAEAVARNLEQKMMNKILLVGSDQSGTSTIFKQAKIVYGVPFSEDEKQSIKFVIQRNVYSYIGILLEGCARFEEDYLVEMRRQQADEPGPSGDSGSVDESNIYSLNRKLKAFADWLLQTMVSGNLELIFPAATQMYSPLVEELWKDKAFQATYRRRNELHSLPRAANYFLDRAVEITQIDYEPTQMDILYAEGITTSNGVASMEFSFPKSSLDWYMDSADQNDAAIRYQLIRVHLSSLGENCKWLEMFEDVDLVVLCISLTDYDEYHEDMNGVQTNKMVASKNIFESIITHPTLCDKNFLLILNKLDLLEEKIEGAPLTQCPWFQDFNPVISIQQHRPNSIGNPSLAQRAFHFIALKFKRLFTSLTDRKLFVSTGTGLEAESVDRALRYGREILKWNDEMQPVSMNESSCESITMDPSASLYS; this comes from the exons ATGACCAGCGTCTTCAGAAGTATTTTGCCCGATTCTTCCGCGAAAACTGAGGATGTCGATGATGGTGATTATAGTGTTGAGTACTCTTTCGCGATGGAGTATAGTGGGCCACCGGTTAGTCATGATATTCCCCAGGTTGTTCCCATTGATATTCGCCGGATTCCGACCGCATCCGTGGCGGCTAGGGCTGTTATGCTCAAGGATTTTACCTTGCCAGTTATTCAGCCAGTAGTCAAAAGTGATCAGTCTAAGAAGAACGTGTTAGGGGAGTCGAGTTCAGGTTCTAAAACGGCTGAGCGTTCAAGTAAAGTTGTGAGTTCAGGAAGGGTTTATTCAAGAAAATTGGACAAGGGTTCGAATACGGAAGTTGCATTGGCAACCACAGACGGATATGTTAGAAAATCCAATGaattgggtggtactcaaaatTCGACTGATGGTGCTACGTTACCTAATGATACGAGTCATGTTGAGGGCTTTAATGGTGAAGGTATCGCTGTTATATCATATGATAAATGTTCTAATGCCAAGTCGCTGGAGGCTTCTTCTGAGAATTCATCATGTGATGGGGCTGAAGATTGTGTAGTTGAACCTTCTGGCCTAGGCAATAGAATGTCTGCAGTGACTTTCCGCGATTCACCATCTATTGACTCGATCTCTGAGGAGAGTGATGAATATGAAAACGCAAATTTCCGAGAGAGGCCAGTGGCATTGAATGATGGGAAGAAAGGTTCGTGCTATAAGTGTCATAAAAGGAACCGGTTTGCAGAAAAGGAAATCTGCCTTGTTTGTGGTGCTAAGTATTGTAAAAATTGCCTGGTCAGAGCAATGGGATGTATGCCAGAAGGGAGAAAATGTATAACCTGCATAGGATATCCAATTGATGAATCAAGAAGGGGGTCACTTGGAAAGTGTTCTGGAATGCTGAAGAAACTGCTTGCCAGTGATGCAGTTAATCAAATTATGAGCTCCGAGCTTTCATGTGAAGTCAATCAGCTACCGTCCCATTTAATATGTGTAAATGGAAAGCCTCTGTCTATTGGAGAGTTGGTCATGTTGCAAAGCAGCCCAAATCCTCCAAAGAAGCTCAGACCTGGAAAGTACTGGTATGATAAGGTTTCTGGATTCTGGGGAAAG GAAGGAGAGAAACCAAGTCAGATTATCAGTGCTGAGCTGAATATTGGTTATCGAATTAGTGAAGATGCTAGCAATGGGGACACAAATGTGTTGATAAATAATCGGAGGATCACTAAAGCAGAGCTCTGGATGTTGCAG GCTGCTGGAATCAACTGTGAAGGAAACATTCACTTTTGGCTTACAGCAGATGGATCCTGTATGCATGAAGGGATGAATAATATCTTGGGCCAACTGTGGGCGAGG AAAAGGGTCAAGATAGTATGTGCTGCATTGTCTCTGCCGTATCCTTCTGATACATCAATCTCTGATGGTGTAGAAGTTGATAAAGGCGCAGCTGAAGCTGTTGCAAGGAATCTAGAacagaaaatgatgaataaaatTCTCCTAGTTGGTTCTGACCAGTCCGGTACTAGCACTATATTTAAACAG GCCAAGATTGTATATGGTGTCCCATTCTCAGAAGATGAGAAACAGAGCATCAAATTCGTAATCCAAAGAAATGTATACAGCTATATCGGTATTCTGCTTGAGGGGTGTGCTCGTTTTGAAGAAGATTATTTGGTTGAGATGAGGAGACAACAAGCCGATGAACCTGGTCCTTCAG GAGACTCTGGATCAGTCGACGAAAGCAATATCTATTCACTTAACAGAAAGCTGAAAGCATTTGCGGATTGGCTACTTCAAACTATGGTCTCCGGCAACCTGGAGTTGATATTCCCAGCTGCTACACAAATGTATTCACCTTTAGTCGAGGAGCTGTGGAAGGATAAAGCTTTTCAAGCAACTTACAGGCGGAGAAATGAACTACATTCGCTGCCAAGAGCTGCTAACTACTTCTTAGATCGC GCTGTTGAGATCACACAAATCGACTATGAGCCTACTCAAATGGACATCTTGTACGCGGAGGGAATAACCACGTCCAACGGGGTTGCATCCATGGAGTTTTCCTTCCCGAAATCATCTCTAGATTGGTACATGGACTCAGCGGACCAGAATGATGCGGCAATAAG ATATCAGCTCATCAGAGTTCATCTCAGCAGCCTTGGAGAGAACTGCAAGTGGTTGGAGATGTTCGAAGACGTGGACCTAGTCGTGTTGTGCATCTCCTTAACTGATTACGACGAGTACCATGAAGACATGAATGGGGTTCAGACGAACAAGATGGTGGCGAGCAAGAATATTTTCGAGAGCATCATCACACATCCAACTCTCTGCGACAAAAACTTCCTCCTCATCCTCAACAAACTAGACCTTCTTGAGGAGAAGATCGAAGGAGCCCCTCTAACGCAATGCCCGTGGTTTCAAGACTTCAACCCGGTGATCAGCATCCAGCAGCACCGACCCAACAGCATCGGCAACCCATCTCTGGCGCAGCGCGCCTTCCATTTCATCGCGCTTAAGTTCAAGAGGCTGTTCACTTCACTGACTGATCGGAAACTGTTTGTTTCCACGGGGACGGGGTTGGAGGCCGAGAGCGTGGACAGGGCTCTTCGGTACGGTCGAGAGATTCTGAAGTGGAATGATGAGATGCAGCCGGTTAGCATGAATGAGTCGTCTTGCGAGAGCATTACCATGGACCCTAGCGCTTCTTTATATAGTTGA
- the LOC131000823 gene encoding extra-large guanine nucleotide-binding protein 1-like isoform X4 has protein sequence MTSVFRSILPDSSAKTEDVDDGDYSVEYSFAMEYSGPPVSHDIPQVVPIDIRRIPTASVAARAVMLKDFTLPVIQPVVKSDQSKKNVLGESSSGSKTAERSSKVVSSGRVYSRKLDKGSNTEVALATTDGYVRKSNELGGTQNSTDGATLPNDTSHVEGFNGEGIAVISYDKCSNAKSLEASSENSSCDGAEDCVVEPSGLGNRMSAVTFRDSPSIDSISEESDEYENANFRERPVALNDGKKGSCYKCHKRNRFAEKEICLVCGAKYCKNCLVRAMGCMPEGRKCITCIGYPIDESRRGSLGKCSGMLKKLLASDAVNQIMSSELSCEVNQLPSHLICVNGKPLSIGELVMLQSSPNPPKKLRPGKYWYDKVSGFWGKEGEKPSQIISAELNIGYRISEDASNGDTNVLINNRRITKAELWMLQAAGINCEGNIHFWLTADGSCMHEGMNNILGQLWARKRVKIVCAALSLPYPSDTSISDGVEVDKGAAEAVARNLEQKMMNKILLVGSDQSGTSTIFKQAKIVYGVPFSEDEKQSIKFVIQRNVYSYIGILLEGCARFEEDYLVEMRRQQADEPGPSDSGSVDESNIYSLNRKLKAFADWLLQTMVSGNLELIFPAATQMYSPLVEELWKDKAFQATYRRRNELHSLPRAANYFLDRAVEITQIDYEPTQMDILYAEGITTSNGVASMEFSFPKSSLDWYMDSADQNDAAIRYQLIRVHLSSLGENCKWLEMFEDVDLVVLCISLTDYDEYHEDMNGVQTNKMVASKNIFESIITHPTLCDKNFLLILNKLDLLEEKIEGAPLTQCPWFQDFNPVISIQQHRPNSIGNPSLAQRAFHFIALKFKRLFTSLTDRKLFVSTGTGLEAESVDRALRYGREILKWNDEMQPVSMNESSCESITMDPSASLYS, from the exons ATGACCAGCGTCTTCAGAAGTATTTTGCCCGATTCTTCCGCGAAAACTGAGGATGTCGATGATGGTGATTATAGTGTTGAGTACTCTTTCGCGATGGAGTATAGTGGGCCACCGGTTAGTCATGATATTCCCCAGGTTGTTCCCATTGATATTCGCCGGATTCCGACCGCATCCGTGGCGGCTAGGGCTGTTATGCTCAAGGATTTTACCTTGCCAGTTATTCAGCCAGTAGTCAAAAGTGATCAGTCTAAGAAGAACGTGTTAGGGGAGTCGAGTTCAGGTTCTAAAACGGCTGAGCGTTCAAGTAAAGTTGTGAGTTCAGGAAGGGTTTATTCAAGAAAATTGGACAAGGGTTCGAATACGGAAGTTGCATTGGCAACCACAGACGGATATGTTAGAAAATCCAATGaattgggtggtactcaaaatTCGACTGATGGTGCTACGTTACCTAATGATACGAGTCATGTTGAGGGCTTTAATGGTGAAGGTATCGCTGTTATATCATATGATAAATGTTCTAATGCCAAGTCGCTGGAGGCTTCTTCTGAGAATTCATCATGTGATGGGGCTGAAGATTGTGTAGTTGAACCTTCTGGCCTAGGCAATAGAATGTCTGCAGTGACTTTCCGCGATTCACCATCTATTGACTCGATCTCTGAGGAGAGTGATGAATATGAAAACGCAAATTTCCGAGAGAGGCCAGTGGCATTGAATGATGGGAAGAAAGGTTCGTGCTATAAGTGTCATAAAAGGAACCGGTTTGCAGAAAAGGAAATCTGCCTTGTTTGTGGTGCTAAGTATTGTAAAAATTGCCTGGTCAGAGCAATGGGATGTATGCCAGAAGGGAGAAAATGTATAACCTGCATAGGATATCCAATTGATGAATCAAGAAGGGGGTCACTTGGAAAGTGTTCTGGAATGCTGAAGAAACTGCTTGCCAGTGATGCAGTTAATCAAATTATGAGCTCCGAGCTTTCATGTGAAGTCAATCAGCTACCGTCCCATTTAATATGTGTAAATGGAAAGCCTCTGTCTATTGGAGAGTTGGTCATGTTGCAAAGCAGCCCAAATCCTCCAAAGAAGCTCAGACCTGGAAAGTACTGGTATGATAAGGTTTCTGGATTCTGGGGAAAG GAAGGAGAGAAACCAAGTCAGATTATCAGTGCTGAGCTGAATATTGGTTATCGAATTAGTGAAGATGCTAGCAATGGGGACACAAATGTGTTGATAAATAATCGGAGGATCACTAAAGCAGAGCTCTGGATGTTGCAG GCTGCTGGAATCAACTGTGAAGGAAACATTCACTTTTGGCTTACAGCAGATGGATCCTGTATGCATGAAGGGATGAATAATATCTTGGGCCAACTGTGGGCGAGG AAAAGGGTCAAGATAGTATGTGCTGCATTGTCTCTGCCGTATCCTTCTGATACATCAATCTCTGATGGTGTAGAAGTTGATAAAGGCGCAGCTGAAGCTGTTGCAAGGAATCTAGAacagaaaatgatgaataaaatTCTCCTAGTTGGTTCTGACCAGTCCGGTACTAGCACTATATTTAAACAG GCCAAGATTGTATATGGTGTCCCATTCTCAGAAGATGAGAAACAGAGCATCAAATTCGTAATCCAAAGAAATGTATACAGCTATATCGGTATTCTGCTTGAGGGGTGTGCTCGTTTTGAAGAAGATTATTTGGTTGAGATGAGGAGACAACAAGCCGATGAACCTGGTCCTTCAG ACTCTGGATCAGTCGACGAAAGCAATATCTATTCACTTAACAGAAAGCTGAAAGCATTTGCGGATTGGCTACTTCAAACTATGGTCTCCGGCAACCTGGAGTTGATATTCCCAGCTGCTACACAAATGTATTCACCTTTAGTCGAGGAGCTGTGGAAGGATAAAGCTTTTCAAGCAACTTACAGGCGGAGAAATGAACTACATTCGCTGCCAAGAGCTGCTAACTACTTCTTAGATCGC GCTGTTGAGATCACACAAATCGACTATGAGCCTACTCAAATGGACATCTTGTACGCGGAGGGAATAACCACGTCCAACGGGGTTGCATCCATGGAGTTTTCCTTCCCGAAATCATCTCTAGATTGGTACATGGACTCAGCGGACCAGAATGATGCGGCAATAAG ATATCAGCTCATCAGAGTTCATCTCAGCAGCCTTGGAGAGAACTGCAAGTGGTTGGAGATGTTCGAAGACGTGGACCTAGTCGTGTTGTGCATCTCCTTAACTGATTACGACGAGTACCATGAAGACATGAATGGGGTTCAGACGAACAAGATGGTGGCGAGCAAGAATATTTTCGAGAGCATCATCACACATCCAACTCTCTGCGACAAAAACTTCCTCCTCATCCTCAACAAACTAGACCTTCTTGAGGAGAAGATCGAAGGAGCCCCTCTAACGCAATGCCCGTGGTTTCAAGACTTCAACCCGGTGATCAGCATCCAGCAGCACCGACCCAACAGCATCGGCAACCCATCTCTGGCGCAGCGCGCCTTCCATTTCATCGCGCTTAAGTTCAAGAGGCTGTTCACTTCACTGACTGATCGGAAACTGTTTGTTTCCACGGGGACGGGGTTGGAGGCCGAGAGCGTGGACAGGGCTCTTCGGTACGGTCGAGAGATTCTGAAGTGGAATGATGAGATGCAGCCGGTTAGCATGAATGAGTCGTCTTGCGAGAGCATTACCATGGACCCTAGCGCTTCTTTATATAGTTGA